A region from the Hydra vulgaris chromosome 10, alternate assembly HydraT2T_AEP genome encodes:
- the LOC136085906 gene encoding uncharacterized protein LOC136085906, giving the protein MEKIIKKAKDFEDLLGSHKYKILSNGFVYNVFLKQNRNATETAKYLIQQFSKSECKVSSLTLSILRVNEKIQFFKRHIHYSWDRIVVFLSEDFKFPLARASLLPIQPKTPLSVSLLKTRINRECHSCEKRKLYNKALLTQNKKLRTVIKTVKKEKTTISKTFQVKRVNQLIKRTSRRISKYQLKAQKYEADNISLTKSLKKLNLKCKSLVKENKSCKKKILILEFTILDLEKKLRVQDLALKESDITIDQLNCDINQIEKGSIFTKEKKSFNASLRLVVYHCLESNVPVDAIPKVIMSCASLGNVNLKPQDLPNLSTIAQMSREMGVIALLQVAETIINADVVTLAFDATTIKGIHINQIHFATKQQILTASITELPGGKAEDYVKHITDTIEDLANTYVAYYKLEIADVRKKLMGKIMSTLTDRASVNHAAVVKLNSILEKELLELNCHLHPLDGIASETRKALQKLSDTIPSTTYGSDCRAANLLYSISKLRYTAKGDPHGFKSFLKQSGLSCSIFPRYVGNRLHILFCSAGIVCRHRQILVNYLEKYCNNTTLLKTSLLRDFKNKEIMIHLQALGLWGKFLIGPWMALFYGEEKQRNHFELAEYLKSAIKVVEILCNEPEFLLSSQLDAFGRPLISDETLVTLRIIEGKYLEQLLSVLKIIANATVTVLKRQLSRYLTGELSTPSQFMQDKAVSAPINNIWAEKTLGMIDFFTRRAPNAEISFLDGKTKVKVNKSLDWLCNNTKKEQEKIVKFCISRGAVSRKQSKERRLRGEELAKLRLKEKGQKREMEQRNRLARDIKKLILENSLDIVHNSIFSSLSEYQRVKVLEMLNEDPVKIEGARVEHLWNEEGNEVAYKGRIVMKLPPVTGKVVSYIIAYWKEDEEEDDAEDFKIPVDSLLADVALGDLVFY; this is encoded by the exons ATggagaaaataattaaaaaggcAAAAGACTTTGAAGATCTTCTTGGTTCCCACAAGtataaaatactttcaaatgGTTTTGtgtacaatgtttttttaaaacagaacagAAATGCTACAGAAACAGCTAAATATTTAATTCAGCAATTTAGTAAAAGTGAATGTAAAGTTTCATCATTAACACTATCAATTCTGAGAGTTAACGAAAAAATccagttttttaaaagacaCATACATTATAGCTGGGATAggatagttgtttttttaagtgaAGACTTCAAGTTTCCGCTAGCCAGGGCATCACTTCTCCCTATTCAGCCAAAGACACCTCTTTCTGTGTCTCTATTAAAGACAAGGATTAACAGAGAATGTCATTCCTGTGAAAAAAGGAAACTTTATAATAAAGCCTTACTTACTCAAAACAAAAAGCTTAGGACAGTGatcaaaacagtaaaaaaagagaaaacaacAATCAGTAAGACTTTTCAAGTTAAGAGAGTAAACCAACTAATTAAAAGAACCTCACGCCGGATCTCAAAATATCAGTTGAAGGCCCAAAAATATGAAGCTGATAatatatctttaacaaaatcCTTGAAAAAGTTGAACCTCAAATGCAAAAGTTtggttaaagaaaataaaagttgtaagaAGAAGATCCTGATATTAGAATTTACTAttttagatttagaaaaaaaacttagagTTCAAGACTTAGCATTGAAAGAAAGTGATATTACCATAGACCAGCTAAACTGCGACATCAATCAAATTGAAAAGGgttcaatttttacaaaagaaaagaaaagtttcaaTGCCTCATTGCGTCTGGTTGTTTACCATTGTCTTGAAAGCAACGTGCCTGTAGATGCCATACCTAAAGTGATCATGTCATGTGCAAGTCTTGGTAACGTGAATTTGAAGCCTCAAGATCTCCCCAATCTGTCAACGATTGCGCAGATGTCCAGAGAAATGGGAGTAATTGCTCTGCTACAAGTGGCAGAAACAATAATAAATGCTGATGTTGTGACATTAGCATTTGATGCAACAACAATTAAGGGCATTCACATAAATCAAATTCATTTTGCTACTAAGCAACAAATCCTTACAGCCAGCATCACTGAATTACCAGGAGGCAAGGCAGAGGACTATGTAAAACACATTACTGATACCATTGAGGATTTAGCCAACACATATGTAGCATATTATAAATTAGAGATTGCTGATGTAAGGAAAAAACTAATGGGCAAAATAATGTCAACGTTGACAGACAGGGCCTCGGTTAACCATGCAGCAGTTGTGAAGCTAAACAGCATACTTGAAAAAGAGCTGTTAGAGCTAAACTGTCATCTGCATCCACTTGATGGAATAGCCAGTGAGACCAGGAAAGCACTTCAAAAGCTGAGTGATACAATACCCAGTACCACTTATGGGTCAGATTGCAGAGCTGCAAATCTTTTGTACAGCATTTCAAAGTTAAG ATACACGGCCAAAGGAGATCCGCATGGTTTTAAATCCTTTCTCAAGCAAAGTGGATTATCTTGCAGTATTTTTCCAAGGTATGTTGGCAACCGATTGCACATACTGTTTTGTTCAGCTGGCATTGTATGCAG GCACAGACAAATACTAGTCAACTATCTGGAGAAGTACTGCAACAACACGACTTTACTGAAGACATCTCTACTAAGAGATTTCAAGAATAAGGAGATAATGATCCATCTACAAGCCCTTGGACTCTGGGGCAAATTCTTAATTGGACCTTGGATGGCCCTTTTTTATGGAGAGGAAAAACAAAGAAACCATTTTGAATTg GCTGAGTATCTCAAATCTGCAATTAAGGTTGTGGAAATACTTTGTAATGAGCCGGAATTTCTATTGTCGTCACAGTTAGATGCATTTGGTCGCCCACTGATTTCTGATGAGACATTGGTTACATTACGCATTATTGAAGGGAAGTATTTGGAGCAATTgctttctgttttaaaaataatagctaaTGCTACAGTGACAGTTTTAAAAAGGCAGCTGTCAAGGTACTTGACTGGTGAACTCTCTACACCGAGCCAGTTCATGCAAGATAAGGCAGTTAGTGCCcctattaataatatttgggCTGAGAAAACCCTTGGTATGATAGACTTTTTTACTCGCAGGGCGCCTAATGctgaaatttcatttttagatggCAAGACAAAGGTGAAGGTGAACAAATCTCTGGACTGGCTgtgtaataatacaaaaaaagagcaagaaaaaatagttaaattttgtatatctaGGGGGGCAGTTTCAAGAAAACAAAGTAAAGAGAGAAGGTTGAGAGGAGAAGAGTTAGCAAAGTTACGGTTAAAAGAAAAAGGTCAGAAAAGAGAAATGGAACAGAGAAATAGATTAGCtagagatataaaaaaacttattttagaaaatagttTAGATATTGTACATAATTCCATTTTCTCTTCACTCTCAGAATACCAAAGAGTCAAAGTATTAGAAATGTTAAATGAGGATCCAGTTAAAATTGAAGGAGCTAGAGTTGAACATTTATGGAATGAGGAGGGGAATGAAGTAGCTTATAAGGGAAGAATAGTTATGAAGTTACCACCAGTTACTGGAAAAGTTGTTAGTTATATAATTGCATATTGGAAAGAGGATGAAGAAGAAGATGATGCAGAAGACTTTAAAATACCAGTAGATAGCCTCTTGGCTGACGTTGCTCTTGGTGATTTAGTTTTCTATTGA
- the LOC136085905 gene encoding uncharacterized protein LOC136085905 — protein sequence MDNSVLLIHVYNQDRSKKKLIPYKPEQGVDELLSTVCRKFDIGADSSLKFVLDSDGCEIDPNDFPIVSRSDMSVVILKPSKCWKEKVQECQSITKDTLLSRTNVSNEGSNISQVTTPTTPSSEASNRDITGINENTPTSSASGILSNQMSLESFLLQHTKTKHHMIKLKTGTYGISERQAITYVTAAKVIDCYGNYPPKDKMKMVSIFLAGITGLKPEDFFEPKSHKGFLAKCIENARAKLSSNEKRWTWTPKEERGKARQTLQQSTAPLSDALSRNSLITTVLQNDEFIFTGCCRELEECEFCEGITGDDLKIEMIKLATLSVSVFGEDLLLSAKKTFCYRRKKIEECHPSYLECVHQIPCYLSMPQMLLQDFRRMYPDAADRFVVCMENLISSVLLYCSKSTVEYLQKCNTEGMIGGSNGKTIATVKALLYLLPMTGKKRLTAKESFDLLIAYGTPGTGNSIDVPQNLAHPKLYLEYSLNDEDKITGRIVCDGNVCLAGCSMVECLDYMFKLFWIFNLEYPSGLEMFFKFLQFIIYKLTFGKERMVGTINSVARLFQL from the exons ATGGACAACTCTGTTTTGCTTATACACGTTTACAATCAAGAtcgttcaaaaaaaaaattaattccatACAAACCTGAACAAGGTGTTGACGAGCTTTTGTCAACAG TATGTCGGAAATTTGACATTGGTGCAGATAGCAGTCTAAAGTTTGTGTTGGATAGTGACGGATGTGAAATTGATCCTAATGATTTTCCAATAGTTTCAAGGTCTGATATGTCGGTGGTTATACTCAAACCAAGCAAATGCTGGAAAGag AAAGTACAAGAATGTCAATCCATAACAAAGGACACATTATTGTCGAGAACTAATGTCAGCAATGAAGGTAGCAATATTTCGCAAGTGACTACTCCTACTACTCCATCTAGCGAGGCTAGTAACAGAGACATAACTGGTATCAATGAAAATACTCCTACTTCTTCTGCATCAGGCATATTATCCAATCAAATGTCTCTGGAGTCATTCTTGTTACAGCATACAAAAACTAAACACCAcatgataaaattgaaaactgGAACCTATGGAATATCTGAAAGACAAGCGATAACATATGTGACTGCTGCTAAAGTTATCGACTGTTACGGGAATTACCCGCCaaaagataaaatgaaaatggtTAGCATATTTCTTGCCGGGATTACAGGTCTCAAACCGGAAGATTTCTTTGAACCAAAATCTCACAAGGGTTTTTTAGCTAAGTGCATTGAAAACGCACGCGCTAAACTTAGCAGCAATGAGAAACGATGGACATGGACTCCAAAAGAGGAAAGGGGTAAAGCTAGACAGACTTTGCAACAAAGTACTGCACCACTGTCTGATGCACTCTCTAGGAATTCATTGATAACTACAGTTCTACAAAATGATGAGTTTATTTTCACAGGTTGCTGTCGAGAATTGGAGGAGTGTGAATTCTGTGAAG GTATAACAggtgatgatttaaaaatagaaatgatCAAATTAGCAACCTTGTCGGTATCAGTTTTTGGTGAAGACCTTTTACTATCAGCGAAGAAAACGTTCTGCTACAGACGGAAAAAGATCGAAGAATGTCATCCATCATATTTAGAATGTGTACATCAAATACCATGTTACTTGTCTATGCCACAAATg cTGCTGCAAGATTTTCGTCGTATGTACCCTGATGCAGCTGATCGCTTTGTTGTGTGTATGGAAAATTTGATATCCTCTGTGCTACTTTATTGTTCCAAATCAACAGTTGAATACCTTCAAAAATGCAACACAGAGGGAATGATTGGAGGATCCA aTGGAAAGACTATAGCTACTGTGAAAGCATTGCTATACCTGTTGCCGATGACAGGAAAAAAGCGCCTGACGGCAAAGGAGTCGTTTGATTTGCTGATCGCATATGGGACG CCTGGCACTGGCAATTCTATAGATGTTCCACAAAACCTGGCTCATCCAAAGCTATACCTAGAGTATTCCTTGAACGATGAAGACAAGATCACTGGGAGAATTGTGTGCGACGGAAATGTTTGCTTGGCTGGATGTTCAATGGTGGAATGCTTGGATTACATGTTTAAGTTGTTTTGGATTTTCAATTTGGAGTATCCTAGCGGTTTagagatgttttttaaatttttgcaatttataatatataagttaacttTTGGCAAAGAAAGAATGGTTGGGACTATCAATAGTGTAGCTCGTCTTTTTCAACTGTAG